In Cervus elaphus chromosome 5, mCerEla1.1, whole genome shotgun sequence, the following proteins share a genomic window:
- the PLD6 gene encoding mitochondrial cardiolipin hydrolase — protein sequence MRPFRWQVAVVAAAGLALALETLPAVLRWLWVRRRRPRREVLFFPSQVTCTEALLRSPGAAPSGCPCSLPHGESSLSRLLRALLAARATLELCLFAFSSPQLGRAVQLLHQRGVRVRVVTDCDYMALNGSQIGLLRKAGIQVRHDQDLGYMHHKFAIVDRKVLITGSLNWTTQAIQNNRENVLIVEDEEYVRLFLEEFERIWDEFNPTRFTFFPHKERAR from the exons ATGCGGCCGTTTCGCTGGCAGGTGGCTGTGGTGGCGGCTGCTGGCCTCGCGCTGGCCTTGGAGACGCTGCCCGCCGTGTTGCGCTGGCTGTGGGtcaggcggcggcggccgcggcgcgaGGTGCTGTTTTTCCCATCGCAAGTGACCTGCACAGAAGCCTTGCTGCGGTCCCCGGGTGCCGCACCCTCGGGCTGCCCGTGTAGCCTGCCCCACGGCGAGAGCTCACTGAGCCGGCTGCTGAGAGCCCTGCTGGCCGCCCGCGCCACTCTGGAGCTCTGCCTGTTCGCCTTCTCCAGCCCGCAGCTGGGCCGCGCCGTGCAGCTGCTGCACCAGCGCGGGGTGCGTGTCCGCGTGGTCACAGACTGCGACTACATGGCTCTCAACGGCTCGCAGATTGGCCTGCTCCGCAAGGCAG GGATCCAGGTCCGGCACGACCAAGACCTGGGCTACATGCACCACAAGTTCGCCATCGTGGACAGGAAGGTGCTGATCACTGGCTCCCTCAACTGGACCACGCAGGCCATTCAGAACAACAGAGAGAACGTGCTCATCGTGGAGGACGAGGAGTACGTGCGGCTCTTCCTGGAGGAGTTCGAGCGCATCTGGGACGAGTTCAACCCCACCCGGTTCACCTTCTTCCCTCACAAGGAGAGGGCTCGCTGA